The Clostridiales bacterium genome window below encodes:
- the argB gene encoding acetylglutamate kinase gives MEYLLEKAETLTEALPWIKRTWGRTVVIKYGGAAMTDPVLREHVASDIVLMKLVGVNPVIVHGGGPAITAYMERLGMPVEFHEGLRVTSDEAMEVVKMVLVGKVNKELVGSINSHGRLAVGISGDDGNLIIADAISERLGRVGQVRSIDTTVIHKLIGDGFIPVVASVGASADAGSYNINADIVAGELAAALDADKVIFLTDVDGLYADFSDKSSLISVLALHEAEEMIAHDRLASGMIPKVAACARALRGGVGRAHILNGTVPHSLLLEVYTDSGVGTMITHDGERGPMECRGAYQGEAGR, from the coding sequence ATGGAGTACCTGTTGGAGAAAGCTGAGACTCTGACAGAAGCGCTGCCTTGGATCAAGCGCACCTGGGGGAGGACCGTCGTCATCAAGTACGGCGGGGCGGCGATGACGGATCCCGTGTTGCGCGAGCACGTCGCCAGCGACATCGTGCTCATGAAGCTTGTAGGGGTGAACCCGGTGATCGTGCACGGGGGCGGACCGGCTATCACCGCGTACATGGAACGGCTCGGCATGCCAGTCGAATTCCATGAGGGGCTTCGTGTGACCTCCGATGAGGCGATGGAGGTCGTCAAGATGGTGCTCGTCGGCAAGGTGAACAAAGAACTCGTCGGCTCGATCAACTCCCACGGACGGCTCGCCGTCGGGATCTCAGGAGACGATGGCAACCTCATCATCGCTGACGCGATCTCCGAGCGCCTCGGTCGTGTGGGGCAGGTCCGCTCCATCGACACGACCGTGATCCACAAGCTGATCGGAGACGGGTTCATACCGGTCGTCGCTTCCGTGGGGGCCAGCGCGGACGCTGGCTCGTACAACATCAACGCCGACATCGTCGCTGGTGAGCTGGCAGCCGCACTCGACGCCGACAAGGTCATCTTCCTCACGGACGTCGATGGCCTGTACGCTGATTTCTCGGACAAGTCCTCGCTCATCAGCGTGCTCGCACTCCATGAAGCCGAGGAGATGATCGCGCACGACCGTCTTGCGAGCGGGATGATCCCCAAGGTAGCCGCGTGCGCGCGGGCGCTGCGCGGCGGGGTAGGCCGAGCGCACATCTTGAACGGCACCGTCCCGCACTCTCTTTTGCTCGAGGTCTACACGGACTCAGGTGTGGGGACGATGATCACTCACGACGGCGAGCGCGGTCCCATGGAGTGCCGTGGCGCGTACCAGGGGGAGGCGGGCCGCTAA
- a CDS encoding N-acetyl-gamma-glutamyl-phosphate reductase translates to MIDVAIVGAAGYAGVELTRLLVGHPMMRAVHLTSAAHADTRVGDLYPALASHVDVAYVEPDADAIADAASIAFLAVPHTAAMALVPRLLERGVTVIDASADFRLSDPALYERWYGVAHSCPELLAEAVYGLPELDRGALPGARLVACPGCYPTASILAAFPALAEGVAGGTRVIIGAISGVSGAGKAPGPGVHYCAVTESVAAYKVAAHRHTPEIAERLSHVTGSPVRVTFSPHLAPLSRGLLATVYLDLTEDSSSLTTSEAVDLYRSRYANEPFVTVHAPGVMPSTAEVRGTNRAHIGVVVDEDAGMLVAVCAIDNLVKGTSGQAIQCANLVLGLDETAGLDIPGWGV, encoded by the coding sequence GTGATCGATGTCGCGATAGTGGGAGCGGCCGGCTACGCGGGCGTCGAGCTCACGCGGCTGCTCGTCGGCCATCCTATGATGCGGGCGGTTCACCTTACGTCGGCCGCCCACGCGGACACGCGGGTGGGCGACCTCTACCCTGCGTTAGCTTCCCACGTGGATGTGGCGTACGTCGAGCCCGACGCTGACGCCATCGCTGATGCGGCCTCCATCGCGTTCCTTGCTGTCCCGCACACGGCGGCGATGGCGCTCGTGCCGCGCTTGCTCGAGCGCGGCGTCACCGTCATCGACGCCTCTGCCGACTTCCGCCTCTCCGACCCGGCACTCTACGAGCGCTGGTACGGAGTCGCGCACTCATGCCCAGAGCTTCTGGCTGAGGCGGTCTACGGTCTGCCCGAGCTTGACCGCGGCGCTCTTCCCGGCGCGCGACTTGTCGCGTGCCCAGGCTGCTATCCCACAGCCAGCATCCTCGCGGCGTTTCCCGCGCTGGCCGAGGGCGTAGCGGGCGGTACGCGCGTCATCATCGGCGCGATCTCGGGAGTCTCTGGAGCGGGCAAGGCCCCGGGACCTGGGGTGCACTACTGTGCGGTCACGGAGTCGGTCGCCGCGTACAAAGTTGCGGCGCACCGGCATACACCCGAGATTGCCGAGCGGCTCTCACATGTCACGGGCAGCCCCGTCCGCGTGACATTCTCGCCCCATCTCGCACCGCTCAGCCGCGGACTCCTCGCGACCGTTTATCTCGACCTCACCGAGGATTCATCCTCCCTCACCACCTCGGAAGCCGTCGACCTTTACCGCTCTCGCTACGCCAACGAGCCGTTCGTCACCGTGCACGCTCCCGGGGTGATGCCCTCTACCGCCGAGGTGCGCGGCACAAACCGAGCGCATATCGGTGTCGTTGTCGATGAGGATGCGGGAATGCTTGTCGCAGTGTGCGCTATCGACAACCTCGTGAAGGGTACCTCCGGTCAGGCGATCCAGTGTGCAAACCTCGTGCTTGGTCTCGATGAAACCGCCGGGCTCGACATCCCCGGTTGGGGGGTCTGA
- the argJ gene encoding bifunctional glutamate N-acetyltransferase/amino-acid acetyltransferase ArgJ: protein MTRASSTYVIESADGGILAPAGFSASGVAAGIKRPGRLDVCVIDAAAPVAAAAVFTRNTMAAAPVSWSRQAVSDGTLRAWVVNAGNANACTGATGEADARAMAEQTARLLGCAPQDVGVASTGVIGVPMPMPTVGAGIEAAIAALGSKREHATQAAAAIMTTDTFAKESACRVTVDGTSFAVGGIAKGSGMIMPDMATMLAFLTTDAPLDAEACRAALTLAAGRTFNRITVDGDTSTNDTAALMASGAATIVDGAPITVAHPAFDAVAAAVTHVCAELARMIVRDGEGATKLVSVVVRGAASAHDAEAAARTIANSPLVKTALFGGDANWGRVAMALGNSGADVDPDRVDIVFAGIPTCTGGTAVAFDEDAAALALSADEIELLVDLHLGEFEATVLTCDLTYEYVRINGAYRT from the coding sequence ATGACGCGCGCGTCGTCCACGTACGTGATCGAGAGTGCGGACGGGGGGATTCTTGCGCCCGCGGGCTTCTCGGCGTCTGGTGTTGCCGCTGGCATCAAGCGTCCCGGCAGACTCGACGTGTGTGTCATCGACGCGGCGGCGCCCGTAGCCGCCGCCGCGGTCTTCACGCGCAACACGATGGCGGCTGCGCCAGTGAGTTGGAGCCGCCAAGCGGTCTCGGACGGCACGTTGCGCGCGTGGGTCGTCAACGCGGGCAACGCCAACGCGTGCACGGGCGCGACGGGCGAAGCCGACGCTCGGGCGATGGCCGAGCAGACCGCGCGACTCCTCGGGTGCGCTCCCCAGGATGTGGGTGTCGCTTCCACGGGCGTGATAGGCGTGCCGATGCCGATGCCGACAGTTGGTGCCGGCATTGAAGCGGCCATTGCCGCCCTCGGAAGCAAGCGGGAGCACGCCACGCAGGCCGCCGCAGCGATCATGACCACTGACACGTTCGCGAAGGAGTCCGCGTGCCGCGTGACGGTGGATGGTACCTCGTTTGCGGTGGGGGGCATCGCCAAGGGGAGCGGCATGATCATGCCCGACATGGCGACCATGCTCGCGTTTCTCACCACCGACGCGCCGCTCGACGCCGAGGCGTGCAGAGCGGCGCTCACCTTGGCGGCCGGTCGCACGTTTAACCGCATCACCGTCGACGGCGACACATCGACCAACGACACCGCCGCTCTCATGGCGAGTGGTGCCGCGACGATTGTGGACGGTGCGCCAATCACCGTTGCTCACCCCGCGTTCGACGCGGTCGCGGCGGCTGTGACGCACGTGTGCGCGGAGCTCGCGCGGATGATTGTTCGCGACGGGGAAGGCGCGACGAAGCTTGTCTCTGTCGTGGTGCGGGGCGCCGCGAGCGCCCACGACGCCGAGGCGGCCGCTCGCACGATCGCAAACTCGCCCCTCGTCAAGACCGCGCTCTTTGGTGGGGACGCCAACTGGGGGCGGGTTGCGATGGCGCTCGGCAATTCGGGCGCCGATGTCGACCCGGATCGCGTCGACATTGTGTTCGCGGGGATTCCCACGTGCACGGGCGGGACGGCGGTCGCCTTTGATGAAGACGCTGCGGCGCTCGCGCTTTCCGCCGACGAGATCGAGCTGCTTGTCGACCTGCACCTCGGCGAGTTCGAGGCCACCGTTTTGACGTGCGACCTGACGTATGAGTACGTGCGCATCAACGGCGCGTACCGGACGTGA
- a CDS encoding acetylornithine/succinylornithine family transaminase encodes MPTYARKPVMFVEGRGMRLYDDEGREYLDFVSGIGAVNLGHAHPAVAEAVARQMNRLVHVTNLYFVEHRAELAREISGLLGGGFKAFFCNSGAEATEGAIKLARRWGVANKGPGAVRVITAERSFHGRTLAALAATGQPSKQEAFEPLPHGFSHVPLNDIAALDEALDDSVCAVMLEVVQGEGGVYPCEPSYLSAARALCDERGVLLVFDEVQTGFWRTGPAFAHQAFGIEPDIVTLAKAMANGLPAGAVMARDHVAEAFCPGDHGSTFAGGPVICAAALATIAALRDERLGERAIATGGYLRERLEAFSAQTGALVEVRGTGLMLAAHFVKPVAPSIAASALARGFVLNAIGEHIIRFLPPLVCSSSEVDTLMDVLPVLFEEVAA; translated from the coding sequence ATGCCCACGTACGCTCGCAAACCGGTGATGTTTGTGGAAGGCAGAGGTATGCGCCTCTACGACGACGAGGGCCGCGAGTATCTCGACTTCGTCTCAGGTATCGGCGCGGTAAATCTCGGTCACGCGCATCCTGCGGTGGCCGAGGCGGTCGCACGCCAGATGAACCGGCTCGTGCACGTGACTAACCTGTATTTCGTCGAACACCGCGCGGAGCTCGCGCGTGAGATATCGGGACTTCTCGGCGGGGGGTTCAAGGCATTTTTCTGTAACTCGGGTGCCGAGGCGACCGAGGGCGCGATCAAACTCGCCCGTCGCTGGGGCGTGGCGAACAAGGGTCCAGGCGCCGTGCGGGTCATTACCGCCGAGCGGAGCTTTCACGGCAGGACCCTGGCGGCGCTCGCGGCGACAGGACAACCCTCCAAGCAAGAGGCGTTTGAGCCGCTGCCGCACGGTTTTTCCCACGTGCCGCTTAACGACATCGCCGCGCTCGACGAAGCGCTCGATGACAGCGTGTGCGCGGTGATGCTCGAGGTCGTTCAGGGAGAAGGCGGCGTCTACCCGTGTGAGCCGTCGTATCTTTCGGCGGCCCGGGCACTCTGTGACGAGCGCGGAGTCCTGCTCGTTTTCGACGAGGTCCAGACCGGTTTCTGGCGCACTGGGCCGGCGTTCGCGCATCAGGCGTTTGGGATTGAGCCCGACATCGTGACGCTCGCCAAGGCGATGGCAAACGGTTTACCCGCGGGCGCTGTGATGGCGCGGGACCACGTGGCCGAGGCGTTTTGTCCGGGCGATCACGGCTCCACCTTCGCTGGCGGACCTGTCATCTGCGCAGCCGCGCTCGCCACGATCGCTGCGCTTCGGGACGAGCGGCTCGGCGAGAGGGCTATCGCGACCGGAGGGTACCTGCGCGAGCGTCTCGAGGCGTTCTCGGCGCAAACCGGCGCGCTCGTTGAGGTGCGCGGGACAGGGCTCATGCTTGCCGCCCACTTCGTAAAACCCGTGGCGCCATCGATCGCGGCGAGCGCGCTTGCGCGCGGCTTCGTGCTCAACGCCATCGGAGAGCACATTATCCGGTTCCTGCCTCCGCTCGTGTGTTCCTCGTCCGAGGTGGATACACTCATGGATGTACTGCCCGTGCTCTTTGAGGAGGTGGCCGCGTGA